DNA from Phocoena phocoena chromosome 1, mPhoPho1.1, whole genome shotgun sequence:
CTCCTGGCTCCTCCTGGTTCTGGGCTCACCTGTGCCATCCTCTGTGTCATAGTCGTTGCCAAAGACATTCAGTGCCTCCCGTCGTCCAATCGCCACCTGGGGTGGAGGTCAGGTTAGCTTTTCCCAGGACCTTGGCACCAGCTGTAGCCCTCAAGCCTAGGGCcacccccttcctttcccttctcccttacCTGGGAGACATAGGGCATGAGGTTATTGGGGATGCCCTGGGGATCCTCGCCGATGCAGCCCGAGGCGTGGGCGCCTATGGGGTTGAAATATCGCAGCAGCACTGCATTCCAGGCCTGTGGGACGCAGGTCAGACGATGGGGGTTGGGGTGCAGGCTGCGTGTCCCAGCTGAATCCAGAGCCCACCCTGCTGGTTCTCTATCCCTAGAAAGGAGCAGGGTATCGGGCCCTCCCTGCAAGTGCTGTGACCTCGTGCAGGTCACTGCTGCTTCCTGAACCCCAGCCTCCTCCTCGGTGGAGGCTGATCAGGATCCTGTCCTCAGGCTCGCGGGGGGGGGCTGTGAGGGGTCCGTGAGCAGAGCCACGGCTGAGTCAAAGGGGGCCCTCACCTTGTCTGCCTGGCACAGGTCCCGGATCATTTCCTCGATGAAGAACTTGGACTTGCCGTAGGGGTTGGTGCAGCCACCTGTGGGGTGAGCCTCATCCAGGGGCAGGTACTGGGGGTTCCCATACACGGTGGCCGAGCTGCTGCACACCAGGTCCTTCACCCCGTGGGCCCTCATGATCTGCCCGTGGAGGGGAGGCGTCAGTGGCCTCCGCCTCACACGTTATTCCTGCCCCCTTACACCTCccaggtgggtggggctgagcTATGGGCTCCCATTGACAGAAGGCGAGACCGAGGCTGAGAGGCAAAGACCTGGCAAAGATGACACAGCTTGGGCTCTGCCACCGTGTTTGGCACTGCGTACCCGGCCAGGGGCCCTCACAGTGTCTGTCCTCGCCTCATGCCTCACCTCCAGAAGCTGGATGGTTCCTGTGAGGTTAACTCGGTAATAATCCAGAGGCTTCTGCACCGACTCGCCCACAGCCTTGAGCCCAGCAAAGTGGATGACTGCCGTGAAGCTGTGCTGCAGGGTTGCAAAGCTGGGGTCAGAGGTTGCTTACAGGCCTGGCCCTTGGCTATGCCCCCTTCCTGTCTGCCTGCCAAGCACCCACCTTCTTAAAAAGACGCTGTAGGGCTGCCTGGTCCAAGATGTCCATCTCCTCAAACTCCACAGAGTGGCCTGTCAGCTCCTGAACCCGCCGCAAGCTCTCAGGCATGGAGCCCCCTCCTGGTTGGGCACATAGAGGCCATCAAAGTCAGAGGAGATGGGGTGCTGGGTTCCCAAGGGACTGGCCAGACACCCATCTCTTGAAGGCAGAACGCAGGGTTTCCCTTCCATCCCCCCTGGGAGCCCCAGCCCCCTCCGCCCGCTCACCACGAATGGCGTTATGGAAGTTGTCGAC
Protein-coding regions in this window:
- the GALE gene encoding UDP-glucose 4-epimerase, producing the protein MAEKVLVTGGAGYIGSHTVLELLEAGYSPVVVDNFHNAIRGGGSMPESLRRVQELTGHSVEFEEMDILDQAALQRLFKKHSFTAVIHFAGLKAVGESVQKPLDYYRVNLTGTIQLLEIMRAHGVKDLVCSSSATVYGNPQYLPLDEAHPTGGCTNPYGKSKFFIEEMIRDLCQADKAWNAVLLRYFNPIGAHASGCIGEDPQGIPNNLMPYVSQVAIGRREALNVFGNDYDTEDGTGVRDYIHVVDLAKGHIAALRKLKEQCGCRIYNLGTGTGYSVLQMVVAMEKASGKKIPYKVVARREGDVAACYANPSLALKELGWSAALGLDRMCEDLWRWQKQNPSGFGTQA